TTTCTGTTTGAGATCGTAGACAGCCCGAATCTGATTCAGCTGATTATCGAGTTGAAGATTGAAAAACTTCACCTGCAGGCTATGGTAGGTTCGTTGCCAGGCCAGGGCCGAGGCCAGATCGCCCAGTGCTTCATAGGCCAGGCTGATTTTAAATGCCGTATCTTTCTGATAGACCAGGATCCCAGCCGAATCGGCAATCTGAATACCCGAGAGGAGATAGTCCAAAGCTTCCCTGTGTCTGTTAAGGGCAGCAAGTGGTTCATACAGATTCAGAAAAATATTGGGAAGGTCGGTATGAAATCCGAGCTTATGGTACAGGTCAATGGCTTCCTCGTAAGATGCCACCGCCCCATCCCAGCGGCCGGTTTTATTCAGAAAAGCTCCCTTCAGAACCAGAAACCGGGACCGGTCCGACTCCGATCCCGATGTGCGGATAACCGATTCTGCATCACGGATAGCCATTTCCATAGAATCACGGGCACCCGGATGGTTTTTGTTCATCTTCTCGTAGTAAACAGCAGCTCTCAGGTTGTGAAAACGCGCAAGCAGGCTTTTATTTTTCAGTTGCCGGGTGGCTGGCAGGTTCTCATTGATGATCCGGATGGATTCGCCAAACGTTTCGGTTGCCCGGTAGATATCGGCAATCCGGTAGGAATAGGTCAGTTTTTTTTCAAGAAGACCAAGGCTGTCGGCCAGATCACGTGCTTCAAGGGTAGCTGACAGCGAGGCTGAATAATCAGCCTTCAGGTAGGAAGATTGGGCAACCTGTTCCAGGCTGTCAAATACCTGGGGTACAAATTGGAATGAAAGGATCAGCAGGGAAAAAAGCACGTGCATCAGCCAAAATTAAATGAAGGACCTGTGGAAAACACAGGCCCTCCCTATAAAATTCCCTGCTTTGTTAAATGAAGGGCGATCCGGTCAGCGGGGCCAGGCAATAATTCCGCCTGCCATGTTGACCGCATTGAACCCGGCAGAGGTCAGAAGGCGGGTGGCTGTGGCACTCCGGTTTCCAGACCGGCAATACACGATCAGTTTTTTTCCCTCGTACTTTTTCAGTTCATTTTTCCGCTGATCCAATTCATCCAGCGGGATGTGAATGGCTTTGCTGATATGA
The sequence above is drawn from the Bacteroidota bacterium genome and encodes:
- a CDS encoding rhodanese-like domain-containing protein, translated to MSYLLIGLAVLAVFWIYRQQGSGNSISAREAHALQTDTTVVFLDVRTRGEWDQFHISKAIHIPLDELDQRKNELKKYEGKKLIVYCRSGNRSATATRLLTSAGFNAVNMAGGIIAWPR